A genomic window from Helicobacter pylori includes:
- a CDS encoding DUF3883 domain-containing protein, with the protein MAKHKNYEILNLIGYALAKFDNDFIKEFGFSTKNAFFEYCVQIGLADTTGVIKNRMDLFDYFFPNKRKGWWQKGDAYIHRKLWIDSLFKDESVKGFSHIVKLFLQEQYGIKNLGITPNAYLTTRYKSMQETGLEAELYFLNHYKNIKTFSYGHLKDMRLFGDGYDFYIQTNKRAFLVEVKGIREKQGTLRLTQKEYEQARTYSHDYVLVVVLNLSEKPYLLSIANPLKHLEFKACERKQKSVLEYHLIGQIK; encoded by the coding sequence ATGGCAAAACATAAGAACTATGAAATCTTAAATCTCATAGGCTATGCTTTGGCAAAATTTGATAATGATTTCATTAAAGAATTTGGCTTTTCTACCAAAAATGCTTTTTTTGAATATTGCGTCCAAATTGGCTTGGCTGATACGACTGGCGTTATCAAAAATCGCATGGATTTATTTGATTATTTTTTTCCTAACAAACGCAAAGGCTGGTGGCAAAAAGGCGATGCCTATATCCATAGAAAATTATGGATTGATAGTTTGTTTAAAGATGAAAGCGTTAAGGGTTTTAGCCATATTGTGAAATTGTTTTTGCAAGAACAATACGGCATCAAAAATTTAGGCATTACCCCTAACGCTTATCTTACAACCCGCTATAAAAGCATGCAAGAAACAGGTTTAGAAGCAGAATTGTATTTTTTAAACCACTATAAAAACATCAAAACATTTTCGTATGGGCATTTAAAAGACATGCGTCTTTTTGGCGATGGGTATGATTTCTATATTCAAACTAACAAGCGGGCGTTTTTAGTGGAAGTTAAGGGCATTAGAGAAAAGCAAGGAACATTGAGATTGACTCAAAAAGAATACGAACAAGCGCGAACTTATAGCCATGATTATGTGCTTGTAGTGGTATTGAATTTAAGTGAAAAACCCTATCTTTTATCTATCGCTAACCCCTTAAAACATTTAGAGTTTAAAGCATGCGAAAGAAAGCAAAAAAGCGTTTTAGAATACCACTTAATAGGGCAAATAAAATAA